Genomic DNA from Enoplosus armatus isolate fEnoArm2 chromosome 7, fEnoArm2.hap1, whole genome shotgun sequence:
GCTTTAtgcaaaatctgtttttaaatagGAATACATGTAGATTGCTGGATGACAGTGACCTTATTTTCTGAGCCAGAAAATGATGTGTTGAACAAAGACCTCATtgttttcctctgcagatgGGGTATCCTGTTCTCCCACCCGAGGGACTTCACTCCTGTCTGCACCACTGAGCTCGCCTGTGCCGCTAAGATCAGTGATGAGTTCAAGAAACGAGGTGTGAAGATGATTGCCTTGTCCATTGACAGTGTTGAGGATCACCACAACTGGAGCAAGGTTAGACGCACGCATACacagattaaattaaatgtattatttgaatttaatgtaatttaattaaaattctttattgtttgtcatttttattttaatctaatacaatttttaattgatttagaAGTTCTAATTTTAGATTAAATTTAATATGAAatatctatatttttgttaaatttaatcagtttacattttttgtaattttattcaatgttttaatgtaaattattttattagttttatCAAATATAATCTAATTTTATCGAATTATTTTTTACTACATTTCtaacatttaattacatttgacATTGTGTTTGTAACTTCGTTAGATTTTTGTTTGATTGTattaattttttatttaaattattaattaattaaactttATCCATCAGTCAAGATGATTAGAAAACTTCGCTCTTGCTTGCCTTTAACTCTGAACAGCATTGTAATTGTGCATGTGCCCCTGTGGAAACTGAGGGGTCACTGCCCTCAACACAGACAGGACTCACTGTGATTGGCTTTTAACTGGGTTGCCACATTACAACAACGCCTCCTCAGAAAGGCCACTGACTGGTCCAGGAGGGAAAGTTCACTGGGCAAGATTCATTTTACAACAGTAACACCACCTGCCTCCctgccaaaaaaacacagaagaaaattaCATTCTTTTTGAGCGTAgcgttttctctcttttccctcctaGATTATTATCAATATCTGTTAGGCAACATTACTGAGCACTTTGTTCATACAAAAGTTAAAGATTAAAGGTCTCTGGTCACTCATCAAACCTGTGCTGCAGTGATGACTGTCAGGATGGAGAGAATGATTGACTTAGAAtaataacatacacacattaacaaAGGTGTAAAGGCTGATTGTGTCCCTTCTCCTCTGTATAGGACGTGATGGCATTTAACAGCAATGCTGCAAGCACCATGCCCTTCCCCATCATCGCTGATGACAAGAGAGAGCTGTCCGTCCAGCTGGGCATGCTGGACCCCGATGAGAGAGACAAGGATGGAATGCCCCTCACCGCTCGCTGTGTAAGAAACCTGGTCTCCTTTTTTACACTCAGCAGGTGATtgtaatcaaacaaaaacaaaggccaGAGGACAGTATCATGATTCAGAATTTACAAACACCAAATGTGAGTAAAAATGATCTTTCCTGAACAGACGTCCTCTAGACTTTCTCGCCTGTAAAAGGCTTTGGCACCTAATTTGGGTGACCCATCAAATCAGAGCAAAGTTACAGGCTGTTGATTGGCCACATGTTACACAGGTAATACACACAATGTTAGCATCTAAACAAAAGCTATCCCTTCTTCTCTTTCGTTGGTTGGTTAGGTTAGTTGAATCTCCATCATATCctcacagcaggcagctgtctAAATCTCTCTCGAGGGTCTAACTCTGTACATGAAAATGGATTTGATGACACGTACACAAAGAAGCATATTGTGGGTGTTATGCTGAGCCTGCATTATCTTAACCCCCCTTTAGGTCTTTGTGATTGGCCCCGACAAGAAGCTGAAGCTGTCCATCCTCTACCCCGCCACCACCGGGAGGAACTTTGATGAGTTGCTCCGAGTCATCGACTCTCTGCAGCTCACTGCACAGAAGAAGGTTGCCACACCTGTCGACTGGAAGGTACACAGTTAAACCGTGTGTTCGTGTCAGTCAGCAGTCAGGGTGGTCATAGGAAACACAAATGGATGCAAACcttcaacacaacaacagttcCAGCCTCTCCACAGAACTGGGCAACGCTCTGAAAAACAATTGAGAAAACAGTCTTGTTGCTAGAGGAACTGAAGAAACATTAATTCATTACAcctaaagaaaatgtaaaataacatcaacaaaaacacgttttacattttacatgtctTACATTCACTTTTGTGCAAAGTGACTTACAACATATGCATTGAACAACATCTAAAAGTACATTCCTTCCAAAGAAATTGAAGTAAAAGCTAGACCCTCCTTCTGAAACACACTTCTCTGCTCTTGTGTCTCTTGCAGCCGGGTGACAAGGTCATGGTCATTCCCTCGCTCTCTGAcgctgaagctgctgctcttttCCCCAACGGCGTGACCACCAAAGAGCTGCCTTCTGGGAAGAAATACTTGCGCTACACACAGCCCTGAAGAGACTCTTAAAGAGTACATCCTGCTCTAGTTTACTGCTCTTTGACCTGGAAATCTTGGGATGATAATTCACATTAAGAACTGACCAAAAGCACAGATGCACTTCTCTGATTTGGTGActagtttttcttttagtcaTGCAATGTGTCCAGCAATGAACCAGGATTATTTTTTTAGTGTCATCGTTCAGTGCCTTGTTCACCTTCCTTCAataaacacacttttcacacaTGTCCTCTAAGTGTTTGAGTCTTTGAAACTTCCTCTGCTGTGACTTACTGGACCACTAGGTGTCCTTCTACAACCTAAAATGGTTATGCTGCTTTTGCTGCAGTACCACCTCATATCAGTAGGTGGCAGTATGTGCACAATGATTGACCCACTGATGGTATCATCTGGCAGCAGTTGGGGTGTACGCACTAATCTGTTTCTAACAATTGCAGTGATAGGGAGTGGTACCACATGTACTGAAACACATAGTTTGTTTACGTTTCCACTAATTGAAAAGAGGATTGGCCACGTCAAGCTGAAATCTACTTTCAGCATTGCGGTTGAGGAAGTACACAATTGGGCTTACAAAACTTTCTTCTTTCACTCCATATTTGTAATCAATTTGCCATCTCAGCATTGCAGGCTGATGCCCCAGCTGTCTGAATGTCCTGATGTACCATGCATTGGTCATTTAAATTGATAGATCTTTTTGTTCTATGCTTCATGTCAATGCCATTGATCACCAGCCGTTTAAATGGCATTATCCAGATGAAACGTACCGGCTGCACTGCCCAAGAGGATACAtcggtggaaagtaactaagtacttttactcaagtacaattttatGGTTCTTGTAGTTTGagtatattcattttattttactttatacttctccATTTCAGAAGGATATATTGTGCTTTATACTTGACTATAATTACTTTTAagcttttactttaaaatgaaaataataaaatagatcACATTGCTTAAGATTAACCCAGTGGTCTcaaacctttttggcttgtaaACTTATTACAATAAAGCAGTGTCTAGTTGTGGCCGtgtgtcacatttcagatgtctatgagtcTCTAAACTTCTCATAACCGTTCGAAGcccaaaaagataaaaatatccattatttcacaaaccacttttaatttcacttcagCTGAATAAGAAAAGAATAAAGCTAAATTATCtcaataaaaatacacagaatcATGTGTATATAAAACTATATAGCATCACAGATGAAGGactgaagtcatttttcagcTTCAGTAAACTCATCTCAGCAGGTCGGCCACAACTGTAGAGGAGACACCGAAGCCAGGACCGAGGTGTAGGTTTGCTCTTTGAGTTATTCAACCCTCAAAAGTACATGGCTGAGGATCGTATTAATTACTTGAAGTAGTCTGAAGGTGAATACTGATCttgcacacatatgcacacacacacacacatacacactggccTTGCATTCACTCTGAGTCTGAGGAATGCTGAGgtcaaagagaaaagatggGATTCCCTTTGagtgaggagggaggcagagagtgtGCAGAGCCAGATAAAATATCTCTGGGCCCTCCTCCTTTTCACTCCTGTCATCCACACAATGTGAACTGGAAtgttattcttctttttcttccttttaatcaGTTGCTCACTTAACAGAATCACCCCAGAAAAGTTAAAACAGCGATATGTTGTGTTCTTTTGTGTTGGTTCTTCTCTCTTAGATTGCAGAGCTTCTGtgtagagacagaaaagggcCAGTGTTTCTTCTCGACGCTGGCTTGTCAAATGTATGATGAAAGTGCATGTATTCATCAGGTAACCCTtgccctccacctcctctgtctcttctctctttcccttctctgGTGGCTGTTTTGTCCCCAGGAGTCGTCCAAAATAACACCCGCACAGACACACCGTGCCGATCAAATGCATTTCTCAAATTCCAGACTACAATAGCCTGTGCCAGAGCATGAGAAGCGCTTTGGGTGTCAGACACTGGCTTAATTGCCCAGTACCAACCCGCCTCCCCCTCCTGTTCATCTGTCACCCCTCACGTCTTGGCTATCGAGCCAACTCACCCCACCTCGCCTCAGCAACGCTAGAACATGTAACACAACACCAGCCCCGGCCAGGTCTCACAGggcaaaacacaacacaccagctgctggcctctctctctctctctctctaccattctctataacacacacacacacacacactgctgatcaAAGACATAAACACTGCTCTGAAAGGAGTGGCTTCCCACCAAACTTATCTCAGAGAAGAAGATGTTTTCCTCTTAGATGCACCAGACTCCAGTTTTCCTAAGAAGTAATAACCAGAAGAGGATCCCTACCAGCTcgttagccagttagcttagcttagcataacggctggaaacaggggtaaaACAGCAAGCCTAGCTCTGTTCGAAGTTAAGAAAATGTGCCTACCATTTTATCTTTGTGGTTCGTTGTGGTTTGGCATGGCAatctcacagtgacaacaagactccagggAGTCCCTGAGCCCGGCCAAGAAACAGTGGGCATATAACCCCCTTTGAAAAGGCGGATggttatttttacactttttttgtacgcatttaacaaacaagatgtaaagtgtggtggattttgttacctttgggcagagccaggctagctgtcctcccctgtttctagtctttgtgctaaactaagctaactggctgctggttatagctgaacagacaaatatgagaatggtatcaatcttctcatctaactctcagcaagaaagcgaataagcctATTTCTTTCTATTCCTAGTATTCTATTCCTTTAAAGGTGTTGCAGAACTTTGACGTAGAGAGGTAACTGCATAAAAATGGCATAAAGAAActcagtatgtgtgttttcGATGCATGGGTGTTTATTCATGAGCATGTGCTTGCTATGGAAGAGGTCATTATTCCCATGCTGCGTGCCAGGCATTGAAGCTGCCCGTGACCTGCAGGTTAACAAGCCAGAGACCAGAggagcaacaaaacacacacatgcacacgtacTCGCACATATGCCGAGCTATGGCTTGATGCTTTCCAGACGcgccctctctttctctccctcctacATTGCCTGGCACTCTCGACTTCCCCACtctccacatcacacacacaaacacacacacacacacacacacacacacacacacacacacacactctggcacCTCCCCCATCTCACTCAACCCCGCTTATCAAAGTTTTTGCCTCTTCAGCTTCCCTTTCCCAtgcacagacaaaacactgcacCGTCAAgttcttctctttgtttcttcctcacTCATGGTGCTGTTTTAATCCTCCTTATGATCCACGCTGGCTGCAACCTGAAACTTGTGCAAAACCTGCAGGCATTTCTTCAAACAACGTGCCAAGTACGACTAAG
This window encodes:
- the prdx6 gene encoding peroxiredoxin-6, with product MPGLLLGDEFPNFEADTTIGRIKFHDFLGSSWGILFSHPRDFTPVCTTELACAAKISDEFKKRGVKMIALSIDSVEDHHNWSKDVMAFNSNAASTMPFPIIADDKRELSVQLGMLDPDERDKDGMPLTARCVFVIGPDKKLKLSILYPATTGRNFDELLRVIDSLQLTAQKKVATPVDWKPGDKVMVIPSLSDAEAAALFPNGVTTKELPSGKKYLRYTQP